A genome region from Sphingobium sp. WTD-1 includes the following:
- a CDS encoding acetyl-CoA C-acetyltransferase has translation MSRPVFIVDGARTPFLKARGGPGPFTPVDLAVQCGRPLLLRQKFAATDFDQVILGCVNVIADEANPARVAALRLGCGTQTTAFTVQINCGSGMQSMDTAYRYIADGGSDLILAGGAEALSHAPLVFRQDAVQWFAAMQGDKNNPLASLKAASGFRPDFLKPIIGLERGLTDPITDLGMGQTAEILVHLFSISRAEADAYAVESHKRLARAQAEGWLEGELLPAFAEDGTVYSQDDGVRPDSSTEKLATLKPVFERPYGKVTAGNSSQISDGACWTILASQEAVERHGLMPRARIVDSQWSALDPAIMGLGPVLASTALLKRNGHGLADIDLWELNEAFAAQVLACLAAWEDEAFCRTILGLEGAAGRIDPSRLNVDGGAISLGHPVGTSGTRIALHLVQAMERLGLRRGIATECIGGGQGGAMLIERL, from the coding sequence ATGAGCAGGCCGGTCTTTATTGTCGATGGCGCCCGCACGCCCTTTCTCAAAGCGCGCGGGGGCCCCGGCCCGTTCACGCCTGTTGACCTGGCGGTACAATGTGGGCGCCCCCTCCTGCTAAGGCAGAAATTTGCCGCCACGGACTTCGATCAGGTCATATTGGGGTGCGTCAACGTCATCGCAGATGAAGCCAATCCGGCGCGCGTCGCTGCACTGCGTCTGGGCTGCGGGACGCAGACGACCGCCTTTACCGTTCAGATCAATTGCGGTTCAGGCATGCAGTCGATGGACACTGCCTACCGCTATATCGCCGATGGCGGCAGCGACCTCATCCTGGCCGGCGGTGCTGAGGCGCTCAGTCACGCCCCGCTCGTGTTTCGCCAGGATGCCGTCCAATGGTTCGCCGCGATGCAGGGCGACAAGAACAACCCCCTGGCCTCGCTGAAAGCGGCCAGCGGATTTCGCCCCGACTTCCTCAAGCCCATCATCGGACTGGAACGCGGCCTCACTGATCCCATCACCGATCTTGGCATGGGTCAGACCGCTGAAATACTGGTGCACCTCTTCTCCATATCGAGGGCGGAGGCAGACGCTTATGCGGTCGAAAGCCACAAGCGTCTTGCCAGGGCGCAGGCGGAGGGATGGCTGGAGGGGGAACTTCTTCCTGCTTTTGCCGAGGATGGGACCGTATATTCCCAGGATGATGGCGTGCGGCCCGACAGCAGCACAGAGAAGCTCGCGACCCTCAAGCCGGTATTCGAGCGTCCTTATGGGAAGGTCACTGCGGGCAATAGTTCGCAGATTAGCGACGGCGCCTGCTGGACCATTCTCGCCTCGCAAGAGGCCGTCGAGCGCCATGGCCTTATGCCCCGCGCGCGGATCGTCGACAGCCAGTGGTCGGCGCTTGATCCCGCCATCATGGGCCTGGGCCCGGTGCTCGCCTCTACGGCGCTCCTCAAACGCAATGGCCATGGATTGGCGGACATCGACCTGTGGGAATTGAATGAAGCCTTCGCTGCGCAGGTGCTGGCCTGCCTTGCCGCATGGGAGGACGAAGCATTCTGTCGCACCATATTGGGCCTTGAGGGGGCGGCCGGGCGCATCGATCCCTCGCGCCTCAATGTCGATGGCGGCGCGATTTCCCTGGGGCACCCCGTGGGCACGAGTGGCACGCGGATCGCACTGCATCTGGTTCAGGCGATGGAGCGGCTCGGGCTGAGGCGCGGCATCGCCACCGAATGTATTGGCGGCGGCCAGGGCGGCGCCATGTTGATCGAACGGCTGTGA
- a CDS encoding acyl-CoA dehydrogenase: MMLANARREILTRPIFSLVEAALPALSATESEAIEAGNSWWDAALFTGNPDWDQLLAVPPARLTDAEQAFMNGPVEQLCGMIDDWRMTWETHDLSQEAWDYLKQEKFFGIIIPKEHGGLGFSNFAHSEIVRKIATRSVSAAVTAMVPNSLGPGELILRFGTKEQQRYWLPRLADGREIPAFGLTSPEAGSDAAAMVDEGVICKGQWDGEEVIGIRLNWRKRYITLGPVATLLGLAFKLRDPDHLLGGQDEIGITVALVPTDLPGVSIGRRHIPSMQSFQNGPNEGHDVFIPLDNIIGGPDRVGQGWKMLMSALAAGRGISLPSLSAAAGAFAAHTTGAYARVRSQFNLPIGKFEGIQERLARIAANAYLLDGARRLTCAGLDQGNHPAVISSILKLHATERMRTVINDAMDVHGGKGVIDGPNNYLGNQYRAIPVGITVEGANILTRSLMVFGQGAIRSHPYLLKEIRAVADANRGRALAQFDDVLWKHVGHALKTAIRAFARNWTGGLFAPAPKAGRATRFYRQMSRYSAAFAFISDISFLTLGGELKRRELLSARLGDILSELYLLSGALKRWEDEGRQDDDFPLLAWCMDSGFATIEQRFVEIIENFPARPVGWMLRLFILPFGRRRHGPTDRTIRQCAQIILEPCPARERLIDNVFIGGPEEPVARLTEAFRLMVDTQPIHDRLRKARIKDWAKARERGLLSSAELAQLEEADRAVADVIAVDDFAPEDLRRNSAASDLAQAAE; encoded by the coding sequence ATGATGCTTGCCAACGCCCGCCGTGAAATCCTGACCCGTCCGATCTTCTCCCTCGTCGAGGCAGCCTTGCCCGCCCTTTCCGCTACGGAGAGCGAAGCGATCGAGGCGGGCAACAGCTGGTGGGACGCCGCTCTTTTTACCGGTAATCCGGACTGGGATCAGTTGCTTGCCGTGCCGCCCGCCCGGCTGACCGATGCGGAGCAGGCCTTCATGAATGGCCCCGTCGAACAGCTGTGCGGCATGATCGACGACTGGCGCATGACCTGGGAAACGCACGACCTGTCGCAGGAAGCATGGGACTATCTCAAGCAGGAAAAATTCTTCGGGATCATCATTCCCAAGGAACATGGCGGTCTTGGCTTCTCCAATTTCGCGCATAGCGAGATTGTCCGCAAGATCGCGACCCGATCCGTGTCCGCGGCCGTCACCGCGATGGTCCCCAACAGCCTGGGGCCGGGCGAACTCATCCTGCGTTTTGGAACCAAGGAACAACAGCGCTACTGGCTACCACGGCTGGCGGATGGTCGCGAAATTCCGGCTTTCGGCCTGACCAGCCCGGAAGCCGGCTCCGATGCGGCGGCGATGGTCGACGAAGGCGTCATCTGCAAGGGGCAGTGGGACGGCGAGGAGGTGATCGGCATCCGCCTCAACTGGCGCAAGCGCTATATCACCTTGGGTCCGGTCGCGACATTGCTGGGCCTCGCCTTCAAGCTGCGCGATCCCGACCATCTGCTGGGCGGGCAGGACGAGATCGGCATCACCGTCGCGCTGGTCCCCACCGACCTTCCCGGCGTGTCGATCGGGCGCAGGCATATCCCCTCGATGCAGAGTTTCCAGAACGGCCCCAATGAGGGCCATGACGTGTTCATCCCGCTCGACAACATCATCGGCGGCCCGGATCGCGTCGGCCAGGGCTGGAAAATGCTCATGAGCGCACTGGCGGCCGGCCGGGGCATTTCCCTGCCTTCCCTGTCTGCAGCCGCCGGCGCCTTTGCGGCTCATACGACCGGCGCCTATGCGCGGGTGCGCTCCCAGTTCAACCTGCCGATCGGCAAGTTCGAGGGGATACAGGAGCGGCTGGCGCGGATCGCGGCCAATGCCTATCTGCTCGATGGCGCGCGCCGCCTGACCTGCGCGGGGCTCGATCAGGGGAACCACCCCGCCGTCATTTCCTCGATCCTCAAGCTGCATGCGACCGAACGCATGCGGACCGTCATCAACGATGCGATGGACGTGCATGGCGGCAAGGGCGTGATCGACGGACCCAATAATTATCTCGGCAATCAGTATCGCGCGATCCCGGTCGGCATCACGGTCGAGGGCGCCAATATCCTCACCCGCAGCCTGATGGTGTTTGGCCAGGGCGCGATCCGCTCCCATCCCTATCTGCTCAAGGAAATCCGCGCAGTCGCCGATGCCAATCGCGGCCGGGCGCTGGCGCAGTTCGACGATGTGCTGTGGAAGCATGTCGGCCACGCGCTCAAGACCGCGATCCGCGCCTTCGCGCGTAACTGGACCGGCGGCCTGTTTGCACCGGCGCCCAAAGCCGGGCGCGCGACGCGCTTTTATCGCCAGATGAGCCGCTATTCCGCGGCCTTTGCCTTCATTTCCGACATATCCTTCCTGACCCTGGGCGGCGAGCTCAAGCGGCGGGAACTTCTCTCTGCCCGACTGGGCGATATACTGTCCGAACTCTATCTTCTGTCCGGCGCGCTCAAGCGCTGGGAGGATGAAGGGCGCCAGGATGATGATTTTCCCCTGCTCGCCTGGTGCATGGACAGTGGCTTTGCCACGATCGAGCAAAGGTTCGTCGAGATCATCGAGAATTTTCCCGCGCGGCCAGTGGGTTGGATGTTGCGCCTGTTCATCCTCCCCTTTGGCCGGCGTCGTCATGGCCCGACGGACCGGACCATCCGTCAGTGCGCGCAGATCATCCTGGAACCTTGCCCAGCGCGCGAACGGCTGATCGACAATGTGTTCATCGGCGGTCCGGAAGAACCTGTCGCCCGCCTGACCGAAGCCTTCCGCCTGATGGTCGATACCCAGCCGATCCACGACCGGCTGCGCAAGGCGCGGATCAAGGATTGGGCCAAAGCGCGCGAGCGCGGGCTGCTGTCGAGCGCAGAGCTGGCGCAGCTTGAAGAGGCAGATCGCGCGGTCGCGGACGTCATCGCCGTGGATGATTTCGCACCCGAGGATCTGCGGCGCAATTCTGCTGCATCGGACCTGGCACAGGCCGCCGAATGA
- a CDS encoding PAS domain-containing protein, which yields MRQMDGRNAVVRGDRMAKSVYPQVMASIFSPAPTHADSLRAGIASFPWEKTALGAKADWPISLRTTVELALASDFPMFIMWGESQIFLYNDAYAPFLGARHPAALGQSMCDVWPEIWSELSPLIDRALGGETVSVEDMHLVMTRNGDAEDTWWTFCYSPLRDDAGDIVGVLDIAVDVTQKFTDARRIEEKRARLEKSEARFSALVSATSDAIYQMSADWQEMRQLDGRGFLIDTQAPSVRWLELYIPPDDQSIVMAAIARAIEARAPFMLEHRVRQADGAIGWTASRAVPILDDDGNILEWFGTATDVTASHLSREALATSREKLELATRAARLGQFDYWPQTGQLEWDDRCRALFGLHPGAPVSYETAFLAGLHPEDREGADAAVRAALDPAGTGIFDTEYRTVGIEDGIERHIHAQGLAMFEGQDPIRLIGTVQDITADRQAQASLREVEERLRLAGRATNDAVWDWNFRDDHVTWNIALQHAYGHRLEDVEPTGEWWLDHIHPDDQQRINHSIHAVIDGEGTDWTDEYRFARGDGSYADVLDRGYVLRTPAGEPLRMVGAMQDMSARKAIERQLEEDRRRLIEEVETKTAERDKAEDALRQSQKMEAVGQLTGGLAHDFNNLLTGISGALEMMQIRIAQGRVGEIDKYSVAAQGAVRRAAALTHRLLAFSRRQTLDPKPVNSNRLIFDLEELIRRTVGPQIEVETVGKAGIWTTLVDPNQLENALLNLCINARDAMPDGGRITIETANKWLDDAAARERDLEPGQYVSICVTDTGTGMTPEVISRAFDPFFTTKPLGEGTGLCLSMIYGFARQSGGHVRIYSEIGTGTTMCLYLPRHFMEDEESEDASVIPSLSEQAASNEPRRGTILVVDDEPTVRLLVVEIAQELGYEVQEAMDGPGAMRLLQNGVAIDLLITDVGLPGGMNGRQVADAALSLLPDLKVLFITGYAENAVIGNGQLAPNMALVTKPFAMDALAKRIGDMLP from the coding sequence ATGCGCCAAATGGATGGAAGGAACGCCGTCGTGCGCGGTGACAGGATGGCGAAGTCCGTCTATCCCCAAGTCATGGCCTCCATTTTTTCTCCGGCGCCCACGCACGCGGATTCGCTCAGAGCAGGGATAGCCTCTTTTCCGTGGGAGAAAACGGCACTGGGAGCCAAGGCCGACTGGCCAATTTCGCTGCGGACCACGGTCGAGCTCGCGCTCGCCTCGGATTTTCCGATGTTCATCATGTGGGGGGAGTCGCAGATATTCCTCTATAATGATGCCTATGCGCCCTTTTTGGGAGCTCGTCACCCCGCAGCACTTGGCCAATCGATGTGCGATGTCTGGCCCGAGATCTGGTCCGAGCTCTCGCCCCTGATCGACAGAGCCCTTGGCGGCGAGACGGTTTCGGTCGAAGACATGCACCTCGTCATGACCCGCAATGGTGATGCCGAGGATACATGGTGGACCTTCTGCTACAGTCCGTTGCGCGACGACGCAGGCGATATCGTCGGCGTGCTCGATATAGCGGTGGATGTGACGCAGAAGTTTACGGACGCCCGCAGGATCGAGGAAAAACGGGCAAGGCTGGAGAAAAGCGAAGCGCGTTTCAGCGCATTGGTAAGCGCGACCTCCGACGCAATCTATCAGATGAGCGCCGACTGGCAGGAAATGCGCCAGCTTGATGGCCGCGGTTTCCTGATCGACACGCAAGCACCATCTGTTCGCTGGCTTGAGCTCTACATCCCACCGGATGACCAGTCCATCGTGATGGCTGCGATCGCCCGCGCCATCGAAGCCAGGGCGCCCTTCATGCTGGAGCATCGCGTACGTCAGGCTGATGGCGCTATTGGCTGGACAGCGTCCCGCGCCGTCCCCATCCTCGACGATGACGGCAATATCCTTGAGTGGTTCGGCACGGCCACCGATGTAACGGCCTCGCATCTTTCGCGCGAAGCTCTGGCCACAAGCCGGGAAAAGCTGGAACTCGCGACACGCGCGGCCCGCCTTGGTCAGTTCGACTATTGGCCGCAGACCGGACAGCTTGAATGGGACGATCGCTGTCGTGCTCTTTTTGGCCTGCATCCCGGTGCCCCCGTCAGCTATGAAACCGCCTTTCTGGCGGGCCTGCATCCCGAGGATCGCGAAGGGGCCGACGCAGCGGTGCGCGCCGCGCTCGATCCGGCCGGCACCGGCATTTTCGACACCGAGTATCGGACCGTCGGGATCGAGGATGGAATCGAGCGGCATATCCATGCCCAGGGCCTGGCAATGTTCGAGGGGCAGGACCCGATCCGTCTTATCGGTACCGTGCAGGACATCACGGCCGATCGCCAGGCGCAGGCCAGTTTGCGCGAGGTGGAGGAGCGGCTGCGTCTTGCTGGACGGGCTACCAATGATGCGGTGTGGGACTGGAATTTCCGCGACGATCACGTGACCTGGAACATCGCCCTCCAGCACGCTTATGGGCACAGGCTCGAAGATGTCGAACCGACCGGCGAGTGGTGGCTGGACCATATCCACCCGGATGACCAGCAAAGGATCAATCACAGCATCCATGCGGTGATCGATGGTGAGGGGACTGACTGGACTGACGAATATCGCTTCGCACGCGGCGATGGCAGCTATGCCGATGTGCTTGATCGCGGCTATGTTCTGCGTACGCCTGCCGGCGAGCCGCTGCGTATGGTCGGGGCGATGCAGGACATGTCAGCTCGCAAGGCTATCGAGCGCCAGCTTGAGGAGGATCGTCGCAGGCTCATCGAAGAGGTCGAGACCAAGACGGCCGAGCGCGACAAGGCTGAGGACGCCCTGCGCCAGTCGCAGAAGATGGAAGCGGTCGGCCAGCTGACTGGTGGCCTTGCCCATGATTTCAACAATCTGCTGACGGGTATTTCCGGCGCCTTGGAGATGATGCAGATACGCATAGCGCAGGGCCGGGTTGGCGAAATCGACAAATATTCCGTCGCCGCCCAGGGAGCCGTGCGCCGCGCCGCAGCGCTCACCCATCGTCTGCTCGCCTTCTCTCGCCGGCAGACGCTCGATCCCAAACCGGTCAATTCCAACCGGCTGATCTTCGATCTGGAAGAGCTGATCCGGCGCACGGTGGGACCACAGATCGAGGTCGAGACCGTCGGCAAGGCCGGTATCTGGACAACCCTGGTCGATCCCAACCAGCTTGAAAATGCGCTGCTCAACCTCTGCATCAATGCACGCGACGCGATGCCGGATGGGGGACGCATCACGATCGAGACCGCAAACAAGTGGCTCGACGACGCAGCAGCGCGCGAGCGCGATCTGGAACCGGGCCAATATGTCTCGATCTGCGTGACCGACACCGGCACGGGCATGACGCCCGAGGTAATTTCCCGTGCCTTCGATCCCTTTTTCACGACCAAGCCGCTGGGTGAAGGCACTGGGCTTTGCCTATCGATGATCTATGGTTTCGCACGTCAGTCCGGCGGCCATGTGCGGATCTATAGCGAGATCGGGACGGGTACGACCATGTGCCTCTATCTGCCGCGCCACTTCATGGAAGACGAGGAAAGCGAGGACGCGTCAGTCATTCCATCGCTGAGTGAGCAGGCGGCCAGCAATGAACCACGACGCGGTACGATCCTGGTGGTCGATGATGAACCCACGGTTCGGCTCCTCGTTGTCGAGATAGCGCAGGAACTGGGCTATGAGGTGCAGGAAGCGATGGACGGCCCAGGCGCCATGCGGCTGTTGCAAAATGGCGTGGCAATCGACCTGCTGATCACGGATGTGGGCTTGCCCGGCGGAATGAACGGTCGACAGGTTGCCGATGCCGCACTCAGCCTCCTGCCGGATCTCAAGGTCCTGTTCATTACCGGCTATGCTGAAAATGCCGTCATCGGCAATGGCCAGCTCGCGCCCAACATGGCGCTCGTCACCAAGCCGTTCGCGATGGACGCATTGGCAAAGCGGATTGGCGATATGCTGCCCTGA
- a CDS encoding sorbosone dehydrogenase family protein, producing MTVRGFILSAGLLALAACGRSQPGLDQTGDRPDLPDQRQTLLPPMKIATPAGWGNEKPSAPAGFSVTAFATGLAIPRQMLVLPNGDILVAEGSGGSAHALRPKDVIATQIKAMGKTSVKGGNRVTLLRDADGDGRAELRSALITGLNAPYGLALVEGQLYVATQDALLRFPYREGETRITIPGVEVTRLPARINHHWTKSLAAGPDGSKLYVGIGSNSNVGERGMAVEEDRAVIWEVDRQSGMHHTYASGIRNPTALAVEPQTRRLWAVVNERDELGPQLAPDYMTAVRPRAFYGWPYSYWGQNVDPRVRPQQPDMVRRAIRPDYALGSHVAALGISFATGGGLGPAYAQGAFVGQHGSWNRQDLAGYKVVFIPFADGRPAGKPQDFLTGFIKDGHARGRPVGVSYDPVHGALLVADDLSNSVWRIAPTRR from the coding sequence ATGACCGTGCGTGGCTTCATCCTGAGCGCCGGTCTCCTGGCCCTTGCCGCCTGCGGGCGCAGCCAGCCCGGCCTTGACCAGACCGGCGACCGGCCGGACCTGCCCGATCAGCGCCAGACATTGCTGCCGCCGATGAAAATCGCGACGCCGGCAGGCTGGGGGAATGAAAAGCCGTCGGCACCGGCCGGCTTTAGCGTGACGGCCTTTGCCACAGGGCTCGCCATTCCGCGCCAGATGCTGGTGCTGCCCAATGGCGACATTCTGGTGGCGGAAGGATCTGGTGGATCGGCCCACGCCCTGCGGCCCAAGGATGTCATCGCGACCCAGATCAAGGCCATGGGGAAGACATCGGTCAAGGGTGGCAATCGCGTCACCCTGCTGCGCGATGCCGATGGCGATGGCCGCGCCGAATTGCGCAGTGCGCTCATCACCGGATTGAATGCGCCCTATGGCCTCGCCCTGGTGGAGGGCCAGCTCTATGTCGCGACACAGGACGCGCTGCTGCGCTTTCCCTATCGCGAGGGCGAGACCCGCATCACCATACCGGGCGTCGAGGTGACCAGATTGCCCGCGCGCATCAATCATCACTGGACCAAGTCGCTGGCAGCCGGCCCGGACGGATCGAAACTCTATGTCGGTATCGGCTCCAACAGCAATGTCGGCGAACGCGGCATGGCGGTGGAGGAAGATCGCGCCGTCATCTGGGAGGTAGATCGCCAGTCCGGCATGCATCACACCTATGCCTCGGGCATCCGCAATCCGACGGCACTTGCAGTTGAGCCGCAGACGCGCCGGCTCTGGGCCGTGGTGAACGAACGCGATGAGCTCGGACCGCAACTGGCGCCCGATTATATGACTGCGGTTCGCCCCAGGGCCTTTTATGGCTGGCCCTACAGCTATTGGGGACAGAATGTCGATCCGCGGGTGCGTCCGCAGCAGCCCGATATGGTGCGACGCGCGATCCGGCCCGATTATGCCCTGGGATCCCATGTCGCGGCGCTCGGCATCAGCTTCGCAACCGGCGGAGGTCTTGGCCCCGCCTATGCGCAGGGCGCCTTCGTCGGACAGCATGGCAGCTGGAACAGACAGGATCTGGCCGGCTACAAGGTGGTATTCATCCCATTCGCCGATGGTCGGCCCGCCGGCAAGCCCCAGGACTTCCTGACCGGGTTCATCAAGGATGGACATGCGCGCGGACGTCCGGTGGGCGTAAGCTATGATCCGGTCCATGGCGCGCTGCTTGTCGCCGATGACCTGTCCAACAGCGTCTGGCGGATAGCCCCAACCCGTCGCTGA
- a CDS encoding DUF2231 domain-containing protein, translating into MPSAPPRTRRLLHPLHGLLLAWPVALFPAALLSDITYLNSAEIQWSNFSAWLITGALIGGGLVLLWALIALARAKGPARRQHGLYLLLLALMWACGLINAFQHSRDGWSSVGTAGLILSLLSSLAALAAGWVAFAGYREVRP; encoded by the coding sequence TTGCCCAGCGCCCCGCCGCGCACCCGGCGCCTGCTCCATCCGCTTCACGGCCTGCTACTCGCCTGGCCGGTCGCCCTGTTTCCCGCTGCCCTGCTGTCGGACATCACCTATCTCAACAGCGCGGAAATCCAGTGGAGCAATTTTTCGGCCTGGCTGATCACCGGCGCGCTGATCGGCGGCGGCCTGGTACTGCTATGGGCCTTGATCGCGTTGGCGCGCGCCAAAGGGCCTGCACGCCGACAGCATGGCCTATATCTGCTTCTGTTGGCGCTGATGTGGGCCTGCGGGCTCATCAACGCCTTCCAGCATAGCCGCGACGGCTGGAGTTCGGTCGGAACGGCCGGTCTCATCCTTTCCCTCCTCAGCAGCCTGGCTGCCCTTGCCGCCGGTTGGGTGGCCTTTGCGGGTTATAGGGAGGTTCGGCCATGA
- the coxB gene encoding cytochrome c oxidase subunit II, translating into MRNPWLWTISLLGLGACNAHQSALHVFGAEARQVREMAILLTIGAAIIVTVMVLIYVRALRAPEGALSHHGGMRIILWLGAIGPALILGALLLYALPAMRPRETAPGDLTIRVEGEQFWWRVAYGASRAGPGLVSANEIRLPVGRTVILELGAQDVIHSFWIPGLAGKMDMIPGRTNRLVVRAEKAGRFRGVCAEFCGLSHALMAFDVIAMNPADFDAWLAGARGAGKGLVPSRGQSLFDAHGCGACHAIRGTAHDAAIGPDLSRFGQRRTLGAGMLPPTTANIAAFIRAPQIAKPGARMPAYPQLSEQEAIAIAHYLEGLK; encoded by the coding sequence ATGCGCAATCCATGGCTCTGGACCATTTCACTGCTCGGCCTTGGCGCCTGCAATGCGCATCAGTCGGCCCTCCATGTCTTCGGCGCCGAAGCACGGCAGGTGCGCGAGATGGCGATCCTGTTGACCATCGGTGCGGCGATCATCGTGACGGTCATGGTCCTCATCTATGTTCGCGCGCTTCGCGCTCCGGAAGGGGCGCTCAGCCATCATGGCGGCATGCGGATCATCCTGTGGCTGGGCGCTATCGGCCCGGCCCTGATCCTTGGCGCGCTGCTTCTCTATGCGTTGCCTGCCATGCGCCCGCGCGAGACAGCGCCTGGCGACCTCACCATTCGGGTCGAGGGCGAGCAATTCTGGTGGCGGGTCGCTTATGGGGCATCACGCGCGGGACCTGGACTTGTTTCTGCCAATGAGATCCGCCTTCCCGTGGGACGGACGGTGATCCTTGAACTCGGCGCGCAGGACGTGATCCACAGTTTTTGGATTCCCGGTCTTGCCGGGAAGATGGACATGATCCCCGGACGGACCAACAGGCTGGTCGTGCGCGCCGAAAAGGCCGGCCGCTTCCGGGGCGTTTGCGCGGAATTTTGCGGCCTATCGCACGCGCTAATGGCCTTCGACGTGATCGCGATGAACCCGGCTGATTTTGACGCATGGCTGGCGGGCGCGCGCGGCGCCGGCAAGGGCCTGGTCCCATCGAGGGGCCAGTCCCTCTTCGATGCGCATGGCTGCGGCGCCTGCCATGCCATCCGGGGAACCGCGCATGATGCGGCAATCGGGCCTGACCTTAGCCGTTTTGGACAGAGGCGGACGCTGGGGGCCGGGATGTTGCCACCGACCACCGCCAATATCGCCGCCTTCATCCGTGCGCCCCAGATCGCAAAGCCAGGCGCGCGCATGCCCGCCTATCCCCAGCTGTCCGAGCAGGAGGCCATTGCCATTGCCCATTATCTCGAGGGGCTGAAATGA